The following are from one region of the Methyloversatilis discipulorum genome:
- a CDS encoding LutC/YkgG family protein, with protein MSVRDDILGRLRRQLGRTDSTSAAARARVEATIAQPQTGPRAAADGLLDRFIERALAMISTVDRCATEAEVPAHCADWLRGQGLPTTLVVAPALATLDWAGAGLDARIGAATGDDLVGVTGCFRAIAETGTLMLCSGSQSPAVNSLLPETHIAVVPRQHIVADMEAAWADARRELAPWPRAVNFVSGPSRTADIEQTIVLGAHGPYRVHLLIVG; from the coding sequence ATGAGCGTGCGTGACGACATCCTCGGTCGCCTGCGTCGCCAGCTGGGCCGCACCGACAGCACAAGCGCCGCCGCACGCGCGCGCGTCGAGGCGACGATAGCGCAGCCACAAACCGGGCCGCGCGCTGCCGCCGACGGCTTGCTCGACCGTTTCATCGAACGCGCGCTGGCAATGATTTCAACCGTCGACCGCTGCGCCACCGAAGCGGAAGTGCCTGCGCACTGTGCCGACTGGCTGCGCGGGCAGGGGCTGCCGACGACGCTGGTCGTCGCCCCGGCGCTCGCCACGCTGGACTGGGCCGGCGCCGGTCTGGATGCACGCATCGGGGCGGCGACCGGCGACGATCTGGTCGGCGTCACCGGCTGCTTCCGCGCCATCGCCGAAACCGGCACGCTGATGCTCTGTTCCGGGTCGCAGTCGCCGGCCGTCAACAGCCTGCTGCCGGAGACGCATATCGCGGTGGTTCCGCGCCAGCACATCGTCGCCGACATGGAAGCCGCCTGGGCCGATGCCCGGCGCGAACTCGCACCTTGGCCACGGGCGGTCAATTTCGTTTCAGGACCGTCGCGCACGGCCGATATCGAACAGACCATCGTGCTTGGCGCCCATGGCCCCTACCGCGTGCATCTGCTGATCGTCGGCTGA